One Dictyoglomus thermophilum H-6-12 DNA window includes the following coding sequences:
- a CDS encoding 23S rRNA (pseudouridine(1915)-N(3))-methyltransferase RlmH — translation MNIKIIVIGKIRNEFIKAGVNEYLKRLLPFINIKIEFLPSFSELSEKIALLKEEEIILKNLRNGEFIITLDKDGEKISSEEFSKKLFKLPISQNSQITFIIGGIYGVSEKIKQSSNFILSLSSMTFTHEFALLILLEQIYRALKIQRNEPYHY, via the coding sequence TTGAACATTAAAATTATAGTAATAGGGAAGATAAGAAACGAATTCATAAAGGCAGGAGTCAATGAGTATCTGAAAAGACTCCTGCCTTTTATAAATATAAAAATTGAATTCTTACCAAGTTTCTCAGAACTCTCCGAAAAAATAGCTCTATTAAAGGAAGAAGAAATTATTCTTAAAAACCTAAGAAATGGTGAATTTATAATCACATTAGACAAAGATGGAGAGAAGATATCTTCTGAGGAATTTTCAAAAAAGCTTTTTAAACTTCCAATCTCACAAAATTCACAGATCACCTTTATAATTGGGGGCATATACGGAGTATCAGAAAAGATTAAACAGAGCTCAAATTTTATTCTATCCTTATCTTCTATGACTTTTACCCACGAATTTGCTCTTTTAATCTTGTTAGAACAAATCTACCGAGCCCTTAAGATACAGAGAAATGAACCTTATCACTATTGA
- the proC gene encoding pyrroline-5-carboxylate reductase: MILGIIGGGMMGEAILAGIIESNFLKKDEIIVSEKIEKRKDHLREKYNVEVTTDNKSLAQKVKYILIAVKPQNIKEVLKEISPYVDESKTIISIAAGVKISLIKKYLNNSRCVIRVMPNLSCTIKKGVIALTFDKYEKEDVEFVKNLFSTIGDVWIIEEKYFNTITALTGSGPAFVSTILQGFTLAGVKGGIPYDTSKEMVLKLFEGVIEYIKEKNLSFEDVIKMTSSPAGTTIMGLEVLYKEGVTGIIMEAITSAKLRGEEISKNLEEGEL; this comes from the coding sequence ATGATACTAGGAATAATTGGTGGAGGAATGATGGGGGAAGCAATACTTGCTGGAATAATTGAGAGCAATTTCCTAAAAAAAGATGAAATAATAGTGTCAGAGAAGATAGAAAAAAGAAAAGATCATTTAAGAGAAAAGTATAATGTAGAAGTTACTACAGATAACAAATCTCTTGCTCAAAAGGTTAAATATATTCTTATTGCTGTAAAACCTCAGAATATAAAAGAAGTCTTAAAAGAGATTAGTCCTTATGTAGATGAAAGCAAAACCATAATTTCAATTGCCGCAGGGGTTAAAATATCTCTAATAAAAAAATACTTAAATAATTCCAGATGTGTTATAAGAGTAATGCCTAATCTATCTTGCACTATAAAAAAAGGTGTTATTGCTTTAACTTTCGATAAATATGAAAAAGAAGACGTGGAATTTGTAAAAAATCTATTTTCTACCATAGGTGATGTTTGGATTATTGAAGAGAAATATTTTAATACTATAACAGCATTAACTGGAAGTGGTCCTGCGTTTGTTTCTACAATTTTACAAGGATTTACCTTAGCAGGTGTAAAAGGAGGAATCCCCTACGATACTTCAAAAGAGATGGTGTTAAAGCTTTTTGAAGGTGTAATTGAATACATAAAAGAGAAAAATTTATCTTTTGAAGATGTTATAAAAATGACAAGTTCTCCAGCTGGTACAACTATTATGGGTTTAGAAGTACTTTATAAAGAAGGAGTAACGGGAATAATTATGGAAGCAATAACGTCAGCTAAATTGAGAGGCGAAGAAATAAGCAAAAATTTAGAGGAGGGAGAATTATGA
- a CDS encoding SoxR reducing system RseC family protein codes for MKEIGQVIEKNGKILKIKFSSSEACHSCGLCKVDEDNLTLNAIDECNANLGDFVVVEVERKDFFQATFLIYLFPLIAFILGVILGYLTGERYNFDPQLLGFIIGLLFTLMSYPLIRLIYKRLSKKQKFIPVAKKIV; via the coding sequence ATGAAAGAAATTGGTCAAGTCATTGAGAAAAATGGAAAGATTTTAAAAATAAAGTTTAGCTCTTCAGAAGCATGCCATAGTTGTGGTTTATGCAAAGTAGACGAAGATAATTTAACCCTCAATGCTATAGATGAATGCAATGCTAATTTAGGAGACTTTGTGGTAGTGGAAGTAGAAAGAAAAGACTTCTTCCAAGCTACTTTTTTAATATATTTGTTCCCTTTAATTGCCTTTATTCTTGGAGTTATATTAGGATACTTAACTGGAGAAAGATATAATTTTGATCCACAGCTTTTAGGCTTTATAATAGGTTTACTCTTTACTCTCATGAGTTATCCTTTAATAAGGCTTATCTATAAGCGGCTTTCCAAAAAACAAAAATTTATTCCCGTGGCAAAAAAAATTGTTTAA
- a CDS encoding LptF/LptG family permease — MKIISKYFLQNFIPVFFVGLLLFTTILLVSPLFIIMDLVVARSIPLKVAFELFLTKIPPYLTYTFPMAIFLAVVYVIGQFSEHGEIMAMKASGASIKYFLPAILVFSFSVQLIMFYVNEFVAPKAYEREKFLLSKSYNNIAVQSRENVFFNENNNFYFFRKVDPKNKRFEEILLIELLERGNIKLIIYAKKATWDEIKGWTFMDGEVYSLNKEGDMIFQGRFKEYKVVLDRNPYQLVPSSKPIEEMSIFEIIDQIRLLEGTGLNLNNLKTEFHIRIALPFTCPIFAILALGLGLNMGRGGRSLSFGLSVISIFVYYVLFSIGRSLAKAGIVSYFLGAWLGNIIFLIIGIYLLNKKR; from the coding sequence ATGAAGATAATTTCTAAATATTTTCTCCAAAATTTTATACCTGTTTTTTTTGTAGGGTTATTACTTTTTACCACAATCCTACTGGTTTCTCCTCTTTTCATTATAATGGATCTTGTAGTTGCAAGATCTATCCCTTTAAAGGTTGCTTTTGAGCTTTTTTTAACTAAGATTCCTCCTTATTTAACTTATACTTTTCCTATGGCAATATTCCTTGCAGTAGTTTATGTTATAGGGCAGTTTAGTGAACATGGCGAGATAATGGCAATGAAAGCTTCTGGAGCATCTATAAAGTATTTTTTGCCTGCTATACTTGTATTTTCTTTTTCTGTCCAATTAATTATGTTTTACGTGAACGAATTTGTTGCTCCTAAAGCCTATGAAAGGGAAAAGTTTTTGTTAAGTAAATCTTACAATAACATTGCTGTACAAAGTAGAGAAAATGTGTTTTTTAATGAAAATAATAATTTTTATTTCTTTAGGAAAGTTGATCCTAAGAATAAGAGATTTGAAGAGATTCTTTTAATAGAACTCCTTGAGAGAGGAAATATTAAATTAATAATATATGCCAAAAAAGCAACGTGGGATGAGATTAAAGGTTGGACTTTTATGGATGGAGAGGTTTATTCCTTAAATAAGGAAGGAGATATGATTTTCCAAGGAAGATTTAAAGAATACAAAGTGGTGTTAGATAGAAATCCTTATCAATTAGTTCCATCCTCAAAACCTATAGAGGAGATGAGCATATTTGAGATAATAGATCAAATTAGACTCTTAGAGGGTACAGGATTAAATTTGAACAATTTGAAGACTGAATTTCATATTAGAATTGCATTGCCATTTACTTGTCCTATATTTGCAATTCTTGCTCTTGGTCTTGGATTGAATATGGGAAGGGGAGGAAGATCACTAAGTTTTGGTTTAAGTGTTATATCTATTTTTGTATATTATGTTCTTTTCTCTATAGGAAGATCTCTTGCAAAGGCAGGCATTGTTTCTTATTTTTTAGGCGCTTGGTTAGGGAATATTATCTTTCTTATAATTGGTATTTATCTTTTAAATAAAAAGCGATAA
- the pheT gene encoding phenylalanine--tRNA ligase subunit beta, producing the protein MLVSYRWLMDYLEEEIPVKEVINALRNLGLYGTIQKSIGANWDKIIIGEIKSIEKHPHSENLLICKVDVGEKLLNIVTGAKNVFVGAKVPVALPGVEILGEVIGIREFNGIKSEGMLCSEYELEFSEDKEGIMILPEDFKIGSTFDTYFGKGDFLIDVEVPSNRGDCLSYLGIAREISGYFGVPLKFEFKKAQEKDDISIKDFASCEVLDFDLCPRFTLRFIKDVKIGPSPLWLRWRLERVGLRSINNVVDITNFIMLETGQPLHAYDFDLLKGGKLIVRRAKEGEKIVLINGEEKILDNDILVIADAERAVGIGGIMGGKDTEINDNTKNVLLEAAYFSPVNIRRSARKLGIRTDASLRFERNVDIHRTADILDYAAEMIRLVAGGDIAKDKIDINKGLPSLTKVFLRPERVNKILGTNLKEDEIVRILSKIGFDIKSRNPVLEIEVPSYRQDIKEEIDLIEEVARFYGYNNIPSVPLQKGHIVDPPLTEEIIERRIRETLPSLGLYEAINYSFMSVKDLEKAGILNTEPFNLFIQISNPLSEENSVLRTSLLPSLLNVAQVNSNRQQKDVFVYEIGKVFYKGKDEYIEEKHLGILMTGEAYKDPWSVPYEIRKVDFYDLKGIVETIFERIWKEEPTFKKSNFEFMHPSKQSYIAFRDEIVGFMGEVNPWITQNLDIRERVYFAEINLDKLNFESPKPKYKPLPIYPGIRRDLALIIPEDMPVENVEKDILETSGELLKWLRIFDLYQGEKIEKGYKSITFSLFFLAEDHTLEDKEVDEIINKVLIKLSEKGVYLRQK; encoded by the coding sequence ATGTTAGTCTCATATAGATGGTTAATGGATTATTTAGAAGAGGAAATTCCAGTTAAAGAAGTTATAAATGCTTTAAGAAATCTTGGTCTTTATGGTACTATTCAAAAAAGTATAGGAGCAAATTGGGATAAAATCATAATTGGGGAAATTAAATCTATTGAAAAGCATCCTCATTCTGAAAATCTTTTGATATGCAAGGTAGATGTAGGAGAAAAATTACTAAACATTGTAACAGGAGCAAAAAATGTTTTTGTGGGAGCAAAAGTACCTGTGGCTTTACCAGGGGTAGAAATATTAGGAGAGGTAATAGGAATAAGAGAGTTTAATGGAATAAAGTCTGAAGGTATGCTCTGTTCTGAGTATGAATTAGAGTTTTCTGAAGATAAGGAAGGTATTATGATCCTTCCCGAAGATTTTAAGATTGGTTCTACCTTTGATACCTATTTTGGAAAAGGTGACTTCTTAATAGATGTTGAAGTTCCTTCAAATAGAGGAGACTGTCTAAGCTATTTAGGGATAGCTAGGGAAATTTCAGGATATTTTGGGGTTCCTTTGAAATTTGAATTTAAAAAGGCCCAAGAGAAGGACGATATTAGTATAAAGGATTTTGCTTCTTGCGAGGTGCTTGATTTTGACTTATGTCCAAGGTTTACTTTGAGATTTATAAAAGATGTAAAAATTGGTCCATCGCCTCTATGGTTAAGATGGAGACTTGAAAGAGTTGGTTTGAGATCTATAAATAATGTGGTTGACATTACTAATTTTATAATGCTTGAGACGGGTCAACCTCTTCATGCTTATGATTTTGATCTTTTAAAGGGTGGTAAATTAATTGTTAGGAGAGCAAAAGAAGGCGAAAAAATAGTTCTAATAAATGGTGAAGAGAAGATATTAGATAATGACATACTTGTAATAGCAGATGCAGAAAGGGCGGTAGGAATAGGTGGAATAATGGGAGGTAAAGATACTGAAATAAACGATAATACTAAGAACGTTCTTCTTGAAGCAGCATATTTTTCTCCCGTTAATATACGAAGAAGTGCAAGAAAACTTGGTATTCGTACTGACGCATCGTTAAGATTTGAAAGAAATGTAGATATTCATAGAACAGCAGATATTCTTGATTATGCTGCTGAGATGATAAGATTAGTCGCAGGAGGAGATATCGCAAAAGATAAAATTGATATTAATAAGGGATTACCAAGCTTAACAAAGGTATTTTTACGCCCAGAAAGGGTCAACAAAATTCTTGGAACTAATTTAAAAGAAGACGAGATTGTAAGAATTCTCTCAAAAATTGGATTTGATATAAAATCAAGAAATCCTGTTCTTGAAATAGAAGTTCCTTCTTATAGACAGGATATAAAGGAGGAAATAGATCTTATTGAAGAAGTTGCAAGATTTTATGGGTACAATAACATACCTTCAGTTCCTCTTCAGAAAGGGCATATTGTAGATCCTCCATTAACAGAAGAGATTATAGAAAGAAGAATTAGGGAGACTTTACCAAGTTTAGGTTTGTACGAAGCTATAAATTACAGTTTTATGTCAGTTAAAGATTTAGAAAAGGCTGGTATTTTAAATACAGAGCCATTTAATCTCTTTATTCAAATTTCTAATCCCTTAAGTGAGGAAAATAGTGTATTAAGAACATCGCTTTTACCTTCTTTATTGAATGTTGCTCAGGTGAACAGTAATAGGCAACAAAAGGATGTTTTTGTTTACGAGATTGGAAAAGTTTTTTATAAGGGAAAGGATGAATATATAGAAGAGAAACACTTAGGAATACTTATGACTGGTGAGGCTTATAAAGATCCTTGGAGTGTTCCTTATGAGATAAGAAAAGTAGATTTTTATGATCTCAAGGGTATTGTTGAAACCATTTTTGAGAGGATATGGAAAGAAGAACCTACTTTTAAGAAGAGTAATTTTGAGTTTATGCATCCTTCTAAACAAAGTTATATTGCCTTTAGAGATGAAATTGTAGGATTTATGGGAGAAGTTAATCCCTGGATAACTCAAAATTTAGATATAAGAGAGAGAGTATATTTTGCAGAAATTAACCTAGATAAGTTAAATTTTGAGAGTCCAAAGCCTAAATATAAGCCTCTTCCTATATATCCTGGAATAAGAAGAGATCTTGCTTTAATCATTCCTGAAGATATGCCAGTAGAAAATGTGGAAAAAGATATTCTTGAGACTTCAGGTGAATTATTAAAATGGCTGAGAATCTTTGATTTATATCAGGGTGAAAAGATTGAAAAAGGATACAAGAGTATAACTTTTTCTCTCTTCTTCCTTGCTGAAGATCATACTCTTGAGGATAAGGAAGTAGATGAGATAATTAATAAGGTACTAATCAAATTATCTGAAAAAGGAGTCTATCTGAGACAGAAGTAA
- a CDS encoding glutamate-5-semialdehyde dehydrogenase encodes MENLVEKLKKAKESTYILSLLNTNEKNEALRAIANNIEKNIDKIIKENEKDIKRGEEKGLSKAILDRILLNEKRLKDIVKSIEDVIKLPDPVGEIVSMQKRPNGILVGQMRVPIGVIAIIYEARPNVTVDATILALKSGNAIVLRGSSDALNSNIILTNIMKEALSNTKIPQDAVQIIESPEHSVVEELLQMTDYIDVAIPRGSAKFIKHVMNISKVPVIETGAGNNHIYVEEDADFEMARKIIINAKVQRPSVCNAIEKLLVHKNIAEEFLPVIVKDLREYNVEIRGCEKTLKIVKDAIPATEEDWYTEYLDYIIAIKVVDSIDEAIAHINKYNTKHSEAIITKDYHKALKFLRMVDAAAVYVNASTRFTDGGEFGLGAEIGISTQKLHARGPMGLKELTTTKYVIFGEGQIRE; translated from the coding sequence GTGGAGAATCTCGTAGAAAAGCTTAAAAAAGCTAAAGAATCGACTTATATTCTATCACTCTTAAATACTAACGAAAAGAATGAAGCTTTACGCGCTATAGCAAATAATATAGAGAAAAACATAGATAAGATCATAAAAGAAAATGAAAAAGATATTAAGAGAGGGGAAGAAAAAGGTTTAAGTAAAGCAATTCTTGATAGAATACTCCTTAACGAAAAAAGACTTAAAGATATAGTAAAGAGTATAGAAGATGTTATAAAACTTCCAGATCCTGTAGGAGAAATAGTGTCCATGCAAAAAAGACCCAATGGAATTCTTGTAGGACAAATGAGAGTACCTATTGGAGTTATTGCTATAATCTATGAGGCACGGCCAAATGTTACTGTTGATGCTACTATTCTTGCCTTGAAATCAGGAAATGCTATTGTTTTAAGAGGAAGTTCTGACGCCTTGAACTCAAATATTATTCTTACAAACATTATGAAAGAAGCTCTATCAAATACAAAAATTCCTCAAGATGCAGTCCAAATAATTGAATCTCCAGAACATTCTGTAGTAGAAGAGCTTCTACAAATGACTGATTATATTGATGTAGCCATACCTAGAGGAAGTGCAAAATTCATCAAACATGTCATGAATATTTCTAAAGTCCCTGTAATTGAGACTGGAGCTGGAAATAACCATATCTATGTGGAAGAAGATGCAGACTTTGAAATGGCAAGAAAGATAATAATAAATGCAAAAGTTCAACGTCCTTCAGTATGCAATGCTATTGAAAAACTACTAGTACACAAAAATATTGCAGAAGAATTTTTACCAGTAATAGTAAAGGATTTGAGAGAATACAACGTAGAGATAAGAGGATGTGAAAAAACATTAAAAATCGTAAAAGATGCCATACCTGCTACTGAGGAGGATTGGTATACGGAGTACTTGGATTACATAATTGCCATAAAAGTTGTGGATTCTATCGATGAGGCCATTGCGCACATCAATAAATACAACACCAAACATTCAGAAGCAATTATTACAAAAGACTATCATAAGGCATTAAAATTTTTAAGAATGGTGGATGCTGCAGCTGTATATGTAAATGCTTCTACAAGATTCACTGATGGAGGAGAATTCGGTTTAGGTGCGGAAATAGGAATATCTACTCAGAAATTACATGCAAGAGGCCCTATGGGACTAAAAGAATTAACTACAACAAAATATGTAATCTTTGGAGAGGGGCAAATACGCGAATAA
- a CDS encoding S1C family serine protease — MNREKGVWQVLLIIFILGALIGGFIGSVGGYYFLHKNSFASSETKINNVVPTQEVYIPSSLGAFEKDIVTVIKKSMPAVVNISTITLVEDFFFGVYPSSGVGSGFIIDPKGYILTNYHVVEGAKKIDVTLSEGKKYPGRVVGYDKRSDLAVIKIDAENLPALPLGDSDKLEPGQFAIAIGNPYGLNRTVTLGIVSALNRTIVEPNGVRLENLIQTDAAINPGNSGGPLINIKGEVIGINTAIKSDAQGIGFAIPINKAKQIADKLIKEGKITYPWIGIRGYAITPDMLDYIKFPVNKGVVIAEVVPGSPADKAGLKGGNRVIYVDSTQIIVGGDIITKIDGKPVESMEELRAEIQKRKVGDTVVLTYIRGGKEYTVKVKLEAMPEDLSG; from the coding sequence ATGAATAGAGAAAAGGGAGTATGGCAAGTTTTATTGATTATATTTATATTGGGAGCCCTGATAGGAGGTTTTATTGGAAGCGTAGGAGGCTATTATTTTTTACATAAAAATTCTTTTGCATCAAGTGAAACGAAAATAAACAATGTAGTTCCTACCCAAGAGGTATATATACCAAGTTCTCTTGGAGCCTTTGAAAAGGACATTGTCACGGTAATTAAGAAATCAATGCCTGCAGTGGTAAATATAAGTACCATAACCTTAGTTGAGGATTTCTTTTTTGGAGTATACCCATCTTCAGGGGTAGGTTCAGGATTCATTATCGATCCTAAGGGATATATCTTGACCAATTACCATGTAGTAGAAGGAGCAAAAAAAATTGATGTAACCTTATCTGAAGGAAAAAAATACCCAGGAAGAGTAGTTGGATATGATAAGAGATCTGACCTTGCGGTAATAAAGATTGATGCCGAAAATCTACCAGCATTACCTTTGGGAGACTCCGATAAATTAGAACCTGGTCAATTTGCTATAGCAATTGGAAACCCATATGGGCTAAACAGAACAGTAACCCTTGGCATTGTGAGTGCTCTTAATAGGACTATTGTAGAACCCAACGGTGTAAGACTTGAAAATCTTATTCAGACTGATGCAGCAATTAACCCTGGAAACAGTGGAGGTCCACTAATAAATATCAAAGGTGAGGTCATTGGAATAAACACAGCCATAAAAAGCGATGCCCAAGGAATTGGATTTGCTATTCCTATAAACAAGGCAAAACAAATTGCAGATAAGCTGATAAAAGAAGGAAAAATAACTTATCCATGGATAGGAATACGTGGATATGCTATTACTCCTGATATGCTTGATTATATTAAATTTCCAGTAAATAAAGGTGTTGTAATAGCCGAAGTAGTACCTGGGAGTCCAGCAGACAAAGCAGGACTAAAAGGAGGAAACAGAGTCATATATGTGGATAGTACCCAAATTATCGTAGGTGGAGATATCATCACTAAAATCGATGGAAAACCTGTAGAAAGTATGGAAGAACTGAGAGCAGAAATTCAAAAGAGAAAGGTTGGAGATACTGTAGTCCTTACATACATAAGAGGTGGAAAAGAATATACTGTAAAAGTAAAATTAGAGGCAATGCCTGAAGATTTAAGTGGATAA
- a CDS encoding endonuclease MutS2, whose translation MEKALKTLEWEKIIDEIEKKAETEGGKIRIRSLRPITDYQIIERWHLLNDEAFKTVSSFGYPSFSGIKNLEIYIDKAEKGGIVYPDEFEEIVRTIEIWSKLRDYQEKVRKIAPNLWRNTLHNLHDLYIQIRRCIQDGEVVDSASPELKQIRQKKERLNQKIKETLENIIQKEWRSYLQDQIITIRHGRYVVPIRQEFRGKIQGIVHDQSTSGLTVYVEPQVIVELNNQIALLESEEKREIERILTRLTSILLSYKEEILENLRTSFELDFVYAKIKWAEKHKAITPILEKEKPLIILREARHPFLGEKAVPISLEVGRTFNTLVITGPNTGGKTVTLKTIGLFVLLNQAGIPVPAKEGTVLGIFNQVFADIGDEQSIEQNLSTFSSHMTNIISFIDYLERTGDKRVLILIDELGAGTDPQEGAALAVALLEYFHEKGTINVIATHFPQLKVIASKYPGMENASMEFDEISLKPLYKVVMGIPGKSNAILISKRLGLPRKILDRSLSLLSEDEIKLEEVIGELQRDRRRYEEEIEKINKLKRDLQEEKRKIQEEKEMLEKEKAQLKAKYKEELFRDISKVEGKIREIIRKLQEESLTMKDAQSLQEELRNLRKELTIEEKREPENLTYIPHIGDRVLLRSTKKEGYVIDVDNEKKTALVQVGLLKINVPWAELAPSLKEEISVPSYVKVERVNQEDVPREISIRMMTVDEGLEEVKKYLEKAFLAGLKRVRIVHGKGTGKLRNAVHEYLSKVPYVKEYYLAPPNEGGEGATIVILDSPV comes from the coding sequence ATGGAGAAGGCATTAAAAACCCTTGAGTGGGAGAAAATAATAGATGAGATAGAAAAAAAGGCTGAAACAGAAGGCGGTAAGATAAGAATCCGTTCTCTGAGGCCTATAACTGATTATCAGATTATAGAAAGATGGCATCTGTTAAATGATGAGGCTTTTAAAACTGTATCCTCTTTTGGATATCCTTCTTTTTCGGGGATTAAAAATCTGGAGATTTATATTGATAAGGCCGAAAAGGGTGGTATTGTATATCCCGATGAATTTGAAGAAATAGTAAGAACTATAGAAATATGGAGCAAATTAAGAGATTACCAAGAAAAAGTTAGAAAGATAGCACCTAATTTATGGAGGAATACTTTACACAACCTTCATGACCTTTACATTCAAATAAGGAGGTGTATTCAAGATGGAGAGGTGGTAGATTCTGCCTCTCCTGAACTTAAGCAGATAAGGCAAAAGAAGGAGAGACTTAATCAAAAAATAAAAGAGACTTTGGAGAATATAATTCAAAAAGAATGGCGAAGTTATTTACAAGATCAAATAATAACTATAAGGCATGGAAGATATGTAGTTCCTATAAGGCAGGAGTTTAGAGGAAAGATTCAAGGGATTGTACATGATCAGTCCACATCTGGCCTTACTGTTTATGTAGAACCTCAAGTAATTGTGGAGTTAAACAATCAAATAGCTCTACTTGAGAGTGAGGAAAAAAGAGAAATTGAGCGAATACTAACAAGGCTTACTTCCATATTGCTTAGTTATAAAGAGGAAATATTAGAAAATTTAAGAACTTCCTTTGAGCTTGACTTTGTTTATGCAAAGATAAAATGGGCAGAAAAGCATAAGGCTATTACTCCTATTCTTGAAAAAGAGAAGCCTTTAATAATATTAAGAGAAGCAAGGCACCCTTTTCTTGGAGAAAAGGCGGTACCTATTAGTCTTGAGGTAGGTCGCACTTTTAATACTCTTGTGATCACAGGTCCCAATACTGGTGGAAAGACTGTAACCTTAAAGACTATTGGACTTTTTGTTCTTTTGAATCAGGCTGGAATTCCTGTACCTGCTAAGGAAGGTACAGTTTTAGGTATTTTCAATCAAGTATTTGCTGACATAGGAGATGAACAAAGTATTGAACAAAATTTAAGTACTTTTTCCTCTCATATGACAAATATCATCTCTTTTATAGATTATTTGGAAAGAACGGGAGATAAAAGAGTACTTATTCTTATAGATGAATTAGGTGCTGGAACTGATCCTCAAGAGGGTGCAGCTCTTGCTGTAGCTCTTTTAGAATATTTTCATGAAAAAGGAACTATAAATGTTATTGCTACTCATTTTCCTCAGTTAAAGGTGATTGCTTCTAAATATCCAGGTATGGAGAATGCTTCTATGGAATTTGATGAGATTTCCTTAAAACCCTTGTATAAAGTAGTCATGGGGATTCCTGGAAAAAGTAATGCTATATTGATATCCAAAAGGTTAGGTCTTCCTAGAAAAATTCTTGATAGATCTCTAAGCTTACTATCCGAAGATGAGATAAAACTAGAAGAAGTAATAGGAGAACTTCAGAGGGATAGGAGAAGATATGAGGAAGAGATTGAAAAGATTAATAAGTTAAAGAGAGATTTGCAGGAGGAAAAAAGAAAGATTCAAGAGGAAAAGGAAATGTTGGAAAAAGAAAAAGCGCAGTTGAAGGCTAAATATAAGGAGGAATTATTCAGGGATATATCAAAGGTGGAGGGTAAAATTAGGGAAATTATAAGAAAACTGCAAGAAGAAAGCTTAACTATGAAAGATGCACAGAGTTTGCAGGAGGAATTAAGAAACCTTAGAAAAGAATTAACTATAGAGGAAAAAAGAGAGCCTGAGAACTTAACCTATATTCCTCATATAGGTGATAGGGTACTGTTAAGATCTACGAAAAAAGAGGGTTATGTGATTGATGTGGATAATGAGAAAAAGACTGCTTTAGTACAAGTAGGGCTTTTGAAGATAAATGTTCCATGGGCAGAGCTTGCTCCCTCATTGAAAGAAGAGATATCAGTTCCTTCTTATGTTAAAGTTGAAAGGGTAAATCAGGAAGATGTACCCAGGGAGATAAGTATAAGAATGATGACTGTAGATGAAGGGTTAGAAGAGGTTAAGAAGTATCTTGAAAAAGCCTTTTTGGCAGGATTAAAAAGAGTGAGAATAGTTCATGGGAAAGGTACTGGTAAATTAAGAAATGCAGTTCATGAATATTTATCTAAAGTACCCTATGTAAAGGAATATTATCTTGCTCCTCCTAATGAAGGGGGAGAGGGTGCGACAATTGTAATTCTTGACAGTCCAGTTTAA